One Candidatus Desulfarcum epimagneticum genomic window carries:
- a CDS encoding conserved hypothetical protein (Evidence 4 : Unknown function but conserved in other organisms), with amino-acid sequence MLIKVNIAGLVVDPSTHSPIVILKSEDGERALPVWVGLLEASSIAASLQSVAFDRPMTHDLFKNVLTKLDMTVTSVEINDIVDNTYYARIHLKTLERNFSVDARPSDSIALALRFKAPIYVEKRVLEDFKTIDLKSEMMDKSDQGKKWAEYLEKLSTDDFGKYMV; translated from the coding sequence ATGCTGATCAAAGTGAATATCGCCGGACTGGTTGTGGATCCATCCACCCATTCTCCTATCGTCATCTTAAAATCCGAAGACGGGGAGCGCGCGCTTCCGGTCTGGGTGGGGCTTTTAGAAGCCTCCTCCATCGCGGCGTCTTTGCAGAGCGTGGCCTTTGACCGGCCCATGACCCACGATTTGTTTAAAAATGTCCTGACCAAACTGGACATGACCGTCACCAGCGTGGAAATCAACGATATTGTGGACAACACCTATTACGCCCGGATTCATCTCAAGACGCTGGAGCGGAATTTCAGCGTGGACGCGCGGCCCAGCGACTCCATCGCCCTGGCCCTGCGCTTCAAGGCGCCCATATACGTGGAGAAACGGGTGCTGGAGGATTTCAAGACCATTGATTTGAAGTCCGAAATGATGGACAAAAGCGATCAGGGAAAAAAATGGGCCGAGTACCTGGAAAAACTCTCCACGGATGATTTCGGAAAATACATGGTATGA
- a CDS encoding conserved hypothetical protein (Evidence 4 : Unknown function but conserved in other organisms) yields MAIKRFRFFDKRHGWKLQDMSFSQLNLLVGKSGAGKTRILNALESVREAGLKGAHKANGCQWEMEIQFENQKFLWKAETSLITEIPISRFSDKDNDEIEDRSNEKSRFLSESIIRDDNADLVARDGEGFRFNLEPLPKLKSAESAISLLGDEKDIAPLNKALRHMIFSRARGLAIYSYDIYDFKDIRKRYHNLKSLKEARNIPPLVKGFILQEEYRDEFEKVKNDYMEIFDTVEDLKIGKLSELDPRTFEEAPNDTDWLVMGIKETGVDGWIVTPRISSGMFLTFHHLLELLLSPPETVILIDELENSLGVNCLPELTDRFLRRSQHLQLIATSHHPYVIQNIPSAQWGIVTRKGSEVAVIQGKDIPALDTRSGHDRFMRLLNLKEYEDGIQ; encoded by the coding sequence ATGGCAATTAAGCGATTTCGATTTTTTGACAAACGGCATGGCTGGAAACTTCAAGATATGTCCTTCTCCCAGTTAAATCTTCTGGTGGGAAAGTCGGGGGCGGGGAAGACCCGCATATTGAACGCGCTGGAAAGTGTCCGGGAAGCCGGATTGAAAGGCGCTCATAAAGCCAACGGCTGTCAATGGGAAATGGAAATTCAGTTTGAAAATCAAAAATTTCTATGGAAGGCTGAAACTTCCTTAATAACGGAAATTCCCATTTCAAGATTTTCAGATAAAGACAATGATGAAATTGAAGACCGTTCAAATGAAAAATCTCGTTTTCTGAGCGAATCCATTATCCGCGATGACAACGCGGATCTTGTGGCGCGCGATGGCGAAGGGTTCCGTTTTAACCTGGAGCCTCTCCCAAAGCTGAAGAGCGCTGAAAGCGCCATTTCACTTCTGGGAGATGAAAAAGATATCGCGCCTCTGAACAAAGCGCTTCGCCATATGATCTTCAGTCGGGCACGCGGTCTTGCCATTTATTCTTATGACATTTACGACTTTAAAGATATCCGGAAGCGTTATCATAATTTGAAATCTCTTAAAGAAGCCCGGAATATTCCGCCATTGGTCAAAGGATTTATACTGCAAGAAGAGTATCGCGACGAATTTGAAAAAGTTAAAAATGACTATATGGAAATATTCGACACGGTGGAAGATTTAAAAATCGGAAAATTGAGCGAACTGGATCCCCGAACTTTCGAGGAAGCTCCTAACGATACTGATTGGCTGGTGATGGGAATCAAGGAGACAGGCGTGGATGGATGGATAGTCACACCGAGAATATCATCCGGAATGTTTCTGACCTTTCATCACTTGCTGGAATTATTGCTGTCTCCCCCAGAAACCGTGATTCTCATAGACGAGCTGGAAAACAGCCTGGGCGTCAACTGTCTGCCTGAATTAACGGATCGTTTTTTGCGCCGTTCACAGCATTTGCAGCTGATCGCCACCAGCCATCATCCATATGTCATACAAAATATTCCGTCCGCCCAGTGGGGCATCGTGACTCGAAAGGGCTCCGAAGTCGCCGTGATACAAGGCAAAGACATCCCAGCCCTGGACACGCGATCCGGCCATGACCGCTTTATGCGGCTGCTTAACCTGAAAGAATATGAGGACGGAATTCAGTGA
- a CDS encoding conserved hypothetical protein (Evidence 4 : Unknown function but conserved in other organisms), with protein sequence MMIDLHTHSIFSDGVLIPAELARRAERKGIRVLGITDHGDMSNMDFIIPRIVEAADSLSRVMDIHIIPGIEITHVPPPLIPDLAKKARELGARLVIVHGETLVEPVAPGTNRAALESDIDILAHPGLISREEAELARDRGVCLEISARKGHCLANGHVAKMALETGARMVLNTDSHAPGDLIDMDQALQTARGAGLSRSDFDQMIQNASAFF encoded by the coding sequence ATGATGATTGATCTTCACACCCACTCCATTTTTTCAGACGGCGTTCTGATTCCGGCCGAGCTGGCCCGCCGGGCCGAGCGAAAAGGAATCCGGGTCCTGGGCATCACCGACCACGGGGACATGTCCAACATGGATTTCATCATCCCCCGGATCGTGGAGGCGGCGGATTCCTTAAGCCGGGTCATGGACATTCACATTATCCCCGGCATCGAGATCACCCATGTTCCGCCGCCCCTGATTCCGGACCTGGCGAAAAAGGCCCGGGAACTGGGCGCCCGGCTGGTGATCGTCCACGGGGAAACCCTTGTCGAGCCTGTGGCGCCCGGAACCAACCGGGCGGCCCTGGAGTCGGACATCGACATTCTGGCCCATCCGGGCCTGATCTCCCGGGAAGAGGCGGAGCTGGCCCGGGACCGGGGCGTCTGCCTGGAAATCTCGGCCCGCAAGGGCCATTGCCTGGCCAACGGGCATGTGGCGAAAATGGCCCTTGAAACCGGCGCCCGCATGGTTCTGAACACCGACTCCCACGCGCCCGGGGACCTCATCGACATGGACCAGGCCCTTCAAACGGCCAGGGGCGCCGGGCTTTCCCGATCTGATTTTGATCAAATGATCCAAAACGCCTCGGCGTTTTTTTGA
- the miaB gene encoding tRNA-2-methylthio-N(6)-dimethylallyladenosine synthase, protein MGARKYVCVHTIGCQMNVYDSGRMTRMARSMGYEPVPDMKKADLIIVNTCSVREKAHQKALSFMGRMARLKRKRPDILIGVAGCVAQQEGERLLGRPDGIDFVVGTGAIDRLPEIIRRVEDEKRAVADVSMDENAPSVHWDAEPPAGDAFKETGANAFVTIMRGCDNFCAYCVVPHVRGREISRPPEDIRAEVRRLTDSGVAEITLLGQNVNSYGKKGGSLSFPGLLAEINDTPGLKRLRFTTSHPRDLSDDLIRSFRDLDRLCGHIHLPVQSGSDAVLKRMNRKYTRELYLEKIEKLRAARPDIAVTTDMIVGFPGETGADFQKTLELMDHAFFDGVFAFIYSDRPKTAALKFEGKVSEGEKKARLKTLLDAQEAYTLEKNRALEGSVRQVLVEGPSKKKTPRPQWTGRTSSNKVVNFEWDGERADIRPGRIIRVRIEKGLPHSLRGTAQGAPFGESRPDPDLA, encoded by the coding sequence TTGGGCGCCCGGAAATATGTGTGCGTCCACACCATCGGATGCCAGATGAATGTCTATGACTCCGGGCGCATGACGCGCATGGCCCGGTCCATGGGATATGAGCCCGTCCCGGACATGAAAAAAGCCGATCTCATCATCGTCAACACCTGCTCGGTGAGGGAAAAAGCCCATCAGAAAGCCTTAAGCTTCATGGGCCGCATGGCCCGGCTGAAACGAAAGCGTCCGGACATTCTCATCGGCGTGGCCGGATGCGTGGCCCAGCAGGAAGGGGAACGCCTCCTGGGTCGCCCGGACGGCATTGATTTTGTCGTGGGAACCGGCGCCATCGACCGCCTTCCGGAGATCATCCGGCGCGTGGAGGATGAAAAACGCGCCGTGGCCGACGTGTCCATGGACGAAAACGCCCCGTCCGTCCATTGGGACGCGGAGCCGCCCGCCGGGGACGCCTTTAAGGAAACCGGCGCGAACGCCTTTGTGACCATCATGAGAGGGTGCGACAATTTCTGCGCCTACTGCGTCGTGCCCCATGTCCGGGGAAGGGAAATCAGCCGGCCCCCGGAAGACATCCGGGCGGAAGTCCGTCGTCTGACGGACTCAGGGGTGGCCGAGATCACCCTGCTGGGCCAGAACGTGAACAGCTACGGCAAAAAAGGCGGGAGCCTGTCCTTTCCCGGGCTTCTGGCGGAAATCAACGACACGCCGGGGCTCAAGCGGCTGCGGTTCACCACCTCGCATCCCAGGGACCTGTCCGACGATCTGATCCGAAGCTTTCGGGACCTGGACCGTCTGTGCGGCCATATTCATCTCCCGGTTCAATCCGGGTCCGACGCGGTTTTAAAACGCATGAACCGTAAATACACCCGGGAGCTGTACCTGGAAAAAATCGAGAAACTCAGGGCCGCCCGGCCGGACATCGCCGTGACCACGGACATGATCGTGGGATTTCCCGGCGAGACCGGGGCGGACTTTCAAAAAACGCTCGAACTCATGGACCATGCCTTTTTCGACGGCGTGTTCGCCTTTATTTATTCCGACCGCCCGAAAACGGCGGCGTTGAAGTTCGAGGGCAAGGTGTCCGAGGGGGAAAAAAAGGCCCGGCTCAAAACCCTTCTGGACGCCCAGGAGGCATACACCCTGGAAAAGAACCGGGCGCTGGAGGGCTCGGTCAGGCAAGTTCTGGTGGAGGGGCCCAGCAAAAAGAAAACCCCCCGTCCCCAGTGGACCGGGCGGACGTCCTCCAACAAGGTCGTGAATTTCGAATGGGACGGCGAAAGGGCCGACATCCGTCCCGGGCGGATCATTCGCGTCCGGATTGAAAAGGGGCTGCCCCATTCCCTTCGGGGGACGGCCCAGGGCGCGCCTTTCGGGGAATCGCGGCCTGATCCTGATTTGGCCTGA
- a CDS encoding conserved hypothetical protein (Evidence 4 : Unknown function but conserved in other organisms), whose protein sequence is MRTIQKHLRIKKKEIAFFKFILEAYDGMAGMTTIDSASGHVVLNIAPGREDDAHTFLREMRHDMEIEDRDGF, encoded by the coding sequence TTGCGAACCATTCAAAAACATTTGCGGATTAAAAAAAAAGAGATCGCTTTTTTTAAATTTATACTGGAAGCCTATGACGGAATGGCCGGCATGACCACCATCGACTCCGCCTCCGGGCATGTGGTGTTAAACATCGCCCCCGGGCGCGAGGATGACGCTCACACATTTTTACGGGAAATGAGACATGACATGGAAATTGAGGACAGGGACGGATTTTAA
- a CDS encoding conserved hypothetical protein (Evidence 4 : Unknown function but conserved in other organisms), with product MSKTFRPSSREETLLSKIESSRDFARRRALNGIQDCIEPLSNAIATKLIENGLVETANKNGLQERISQSLDKLSRADDFDIDYQTSPFRGLAPHPHVVALYLTAFVIEKLIDDKDVVDVFGSDEDIYVTIEEQIRKYLP from the coding sequence ATGTCCAAAACATTCAGACCCAGCTCCAGGGAGGAAACCCTTCTGTCCAAGATTGAATCCTCCCGGGATTTTGCCCGAAGACGGGCCCTAAACGGCATTCAGGACTGCATCGAGCCCCTTTCGAACGCCATCGCCACCAAGCTGATCGAAAACGGCCTGGTGGAGACCGCGAACAAAAACGGCCTTCAGGAGCGGATCAGTCAATCCCTGGACAAGCTGAGCCGGGCCGACGATTTTGATATCGATTACCAGACCTCGCCCTTCCGGGGGCTGGCCCCCCATCCCCATGTGGTGGCGCTTTACCTGACGGCGTTTGTCATTGAAAAGCTAATCGACGACAAGGATGTGGTGGATGTTTTCGGATCGGATGAAGACATCTACGTGACCATCGAAGAACAGATCAGAAAATACCTTCCCTGA
- a CDS encoding conserved hypothetical protein (Evidence 4 : Unknown function but conserved in other organisms) → MTWKLRTGTDFNLKRMTRRWGALAFAAAAWLLFSGMGDMGGDSTVLPPDPVENYDARLTDQSDVSVELTRFSFNGVTFINGKMGRADVSVDFENIQEAFFLNAGDGIAAKIHLKNGDMLELRVKRGDQFMGAASFGNFRIRVEDIQSVSFERR, encoded by the coding sequence ATGACATGGAAATTGAGGACAGGGACGGATTTTAATTTGAAACGAATGACGCGCCGGTGGGGCGCCCTTGCCTTTGCGGCGGCGGCCTGGCTTCTTTTTTCCGGAATGGGGGACATGGGCGGCGACTCCACCGTGCTGCCGCCCGACCCGGTCGAAAATTACGACGCGAGGCTCACGGACCAGTCGGATGTGTCGGTGGAGCTGACCCGTTTTTCGTTCAACGGGGTCACGTTTATCAATGGAAAAATGGGCAGGGCCGATGTGTCCGTTGATTTTGAAAACATTCAGGAGGCGTTTTTTTTAAACGCCGGGGACGGGATCGCGGCGAAAATTCATTTAAAAAACGGCGACATGCTGGAGCTGCGCGTGAAGAGGGGCGATCAGTTCATGGGCGCGGCCTCCTTCGGGAATTTCCGGATCAGGGTCGAGGATATTCAAAGCGTATCCTTTGAAAGGCGCTGA
- the ileS gene encoding Isoleucine--tRNA ligase, translating to MNYKKTLNLPKTPFPMKANLAQKEPERIKQWEDSGLYQTIREVSKKEGRTPFILHDGPPYANGHIHIGTALNKVLKDMTAKSRQMSGYDAVYVPGWDCHGLPIEHNVEKEMGKKKTAGAPSAEMTLDIRRRCRRYAEKFIDIQRNEFKRLGVFGDWENPYLTMNYAYEAAIARECCSFALNGDLVRSKKPILWCCDCKTALAEAEIEYADESSPSIYVKFRLKDDISDAVPGLSGKTVSVVIWTTTPWTIPANLGIAIHPRFRYAAVSAGENEALIMARDLVEPCMNTFGFSDFSVLAEFDADVLEKKECLHPLYPRSSLILSAGHVTLEAGTGCVHTAPGHGREDYEAGLEHGLDIYSPVDDRGVFVDELDHFGGKFIFSANPDIIAMLDEKKALLATEKMSHSYPHCWRCKKPVIFRATPQWFIPMDQTGLRQKALEEIDRVEWVPRRDRERIYGMIENRPDWCVSRQRAWGVPIPVFYCEKCEKPFLNKDIADAVYDLFKKRGADAWFEKEASDILPEDAVCEDCGHGVFLKETDILDVWFDSGVSHAAVLEARPELSWPADLYLEGSDQHRGWFHSSLLTAVGTRGSAPFKSVLTHGFVVDGKGKKMSKSVGNVVAPEKVIKQHGTEILRLWVAASDYKDDVRISGSILKQLTDAYRRIRNTCRFMLGNLSDFDPETDAVPFASMAEIDRFALKSLSGLIQKSRKAYDAYEFHTVYHSLNNYCAIDLSAFYLDILKDRLYTSPPASDQRRSAQTAMAAILDAVVRIMAPILSFTAEEIWPYMPGAEKKESSVHLAAFPEPDPAWGDRELGETWGRLLQVRGEATRALEEARAAKTIGHSLDAAVTLAAEDDDLMGILEKYKDELRAFFIVSKADVSKDGDFNGAYESDDIPGLKIRVEKAPGEKCARCWVIDATVGDDAEHPSACERCRETLAVL from the coding sequence ATGAACTACAAAAAAACGCTGAACCTGCCCAAAACCCCATTCCCCATGAAAGCCAACCTCGCTCAAAAAGAGCCTGAGCGGATCAAACAATGGGAAGACTCCGGCCTGTATCAGACCATCCGGGAGGTCTCGAAAAAAGAGGGCCGGACCCCGTTCATCCTCCACGACGGCCCTCCCTACGCCAACGGCCACATCCATATCGGAACGGCTTTAAACAAAGTGCTCAAGGACATGACGGCCAAGTCCAGACAGATGTCGGGATACGACGCCGTGTACGTTCCGGGCTGGGACTGCCACGGTCTTCCCATTGAGCACAATGTGGAAAAGGAGATGGGCAAAAAAAAGACCGCCGGCGCTCCGTCGGCTGAAATGACCCTTGACATCCGCCGCCGCTGCCGCCGGTACGCGGAGAAATTCATCGACATTCAGCGAAACGAATTCAAACGCCTGGGCGTTTTCGGCGACTGGGAAAACCCCTACCTGACCATGAACTACGCCTATGAGGCCGCCATCGCCCGGGAATGCTGCTCATTCGCCCTGAACGGGGATCTGGTCCGAAGCAAAAAGCCCATTTTATGGTGCTGCGACTGCAAGACCGCCCTGGCCGAGGCCGAGATTGAGTACGCGGATGAAAGCTCCCCCTCCATCTATGTGAAATTTCGCTTAAAAGACGACATCAGCGACGCCGTCCCCGGGCTTTCCGGGAAAACCGTGTCTGTGGTCATCTGGACCACCACGCCCTGGACCATTCCCGCCAACCTGGGAATCGCCATCCATCCCCGTTTCCGCTACGCCGCCGTCTCCGCCGGCGAAAACGAGGCGCTGATCATGGCCCGGGACCTGGTGGAGCCCTGCATGAACACCTTCGGTTTTTCCGATTTTTCCGTCCTGGCCGAGTTCGACGCCGATGTGTTGGAAAAAAAGGAATGCCTGCATCCCCTTTATCCCCGCTCCTCCCTGATCCTTTCCGCCGGCCACGTGACCCTGGAGGCCGGGACCGGCTGCGTTCACACGGCGCCGGGACACGGACGGGAAGACTATGAGGCCGGCCTGGAACACGGTCTGGACATCTATTCGCCGGTGGACGACCGGGGGGTTTTTGTGGATGAGCTGGATCATTTCGGCGGAAAATTCATCTTTTCGGCCAACCCGGACATCATCGCCATGCTGGATGAGAAAAAGGCGCTTCTGGCCACCGAAAAGATGAGCCACTCCTATCCCCACTGCTGGCGGTGCAAAAAACCCGTGATATTCCGCGCCACCCCCCAGTGGTTCATCCCCATGGACCAGACGGGCCTTCGGCAAAAGGCCCTGGAGGAGATCGACCGGGTGGAATGGGTCCCCCGGCGGGACCGGGAGCGGATCTACGGCATGATCGAAAACCGGCCGGACTGGTGCGTGTCCCGCCAGCGGGCGTGGGGGGTCCCCATCCCGGTGTTTTACTGCGAAAAATGCGAAAAACCCTTTTTAAACAAAGACATCGCCGACGCGGTGTATGATCTGTTCAAAAAGCGCGGCGCCGACGCCTGGTTTGAGAAAGAGGCGTCCGACATCCTGCCCGAAGACGCGGTGTGCGAAGACTGCGGCCACGGCGTCTTTTTAAAGGAAACCGACATCCTGGACGTGTGGTTCGACTCCGGGGTCAGCCACGCCGCGGTTTTAGAGGCCCGGCCCGAGCTGTCCTGGCCCGCCGATCTCTACCTGGAGGGCAGCGACCAGCACCGGGGATGGTTCCACAGCTCCCTTCTCACCGCCGTGGGAACCCGGGGAAGCGCGCCGTTTAAATCGGTCCTGACCCACGGGTTCGTGGTGGACGGAAAGGGCAAAAAGATGTCCAAATCCGTGGGCAATGTGGTGGCGCCGGAAAAGGTGATCAAGCAGCACGGAACCGAAATCCTTCGCCTCTGGGTGGCCGCCTCGGACTACAAGGACGACGTGAGAATCTCGGGCTCCATCCTGAAACAGCTCACCGACGCCTACAGGAGAATCCGGAACACGTGCCGGTTCATGCTGGGCAACCTGTCCGACTTCGACCCCGAAACCGACGCCGTCCCCTTCGCCTCCATGGCCGAAATCGACCGCTTCGCCTTGAAAAGCCTGTCCGGTCTCATTCAAAAGTCCCGGAAAGCCTACGACGCCTACGAGTTTCACACGGTCTATCATTCGCTCAACAATTACTGCGCCATCGACCTTTCGGCTTTTTACCTGGATATCTTAAAGGACCGGCTCTACACCTCGCCCCCGGCCTCTGATCAGCGAAGAAGCGCCCAGACCGCCATGGCCGCGATCCTGGACGCCGTTGTCCGGATCATGGCGCCCATCCTGTCCTTCACCGCCGAAGAGATCTGGCCCTATATGCCCGGCGCGGAAAAGAAAGAGTCCAGCGTTCACCTGGCCGCCTTTCCCGAGCCCGACCCGGCCTGGGGCGACCGGGAACTCGGGGAGACGTGGGGGCGCCTTTTGCAGGTCCGGGGGGAGGCCACCCGGGCGCTGGAGGAGGCCCGGGCCGCCAAAACCATCGGCCATTCCCTGGACGCGGCCGTGACCCTGGCCGCCGAAGACGACGACCTCATGGGCATCCTGGAAAAATACAAAGACGAGCTGCGCGCCTTTTTCATCGTCTCCAAGGCCGATGTCTCCAAAGACGGCGATTTCAACGGCGCCTACGAAAGCGACGACATCCCGGGGCTCAAAATCCGGGTGGAAAAAGCGCCCGGCGAAAAATGCGCCCGGTGCTGGGTCATCGACGCCACCGTGGGAGACGACGCGGAGCATCCGTCGGCCTGCGAACGATGCCGGGAGACTTTGGCGGTTTTGTGA
- a CDS encoding conserved hypothetical protein (Evidence 4 : Unknown function but conserved in other organisms), with translation MNLYFLVEGRRTEKKVYRAWIGYVFPQLTEAGKIEDVHSNHYFIMAGYGYPSYRQRIRESLRDIAGWGNIDHFFICVDCEEETPESKIREIKEIVSEGEHVSNCHVMVQNCCMETWFLGNRRIMKRNPVGEALREYKKFYDVSRDDPEDMGRPADYKFRAHFHEAYLKAMLRERGLRYSKSKPGIVMERPYFQELADRNIETGHMPTFGKLIRLWKKMGGDIPVRQQSA, from the coding sequence GTGAATCTGTATTTTCTGGTGGAGGGGAGGCGAACGGAAAAGAAGGTCTATCGCGCCTGGATCGGCTATGTGTTCCCCCAATTGACTGAAGCGGGAAAAATAGAAGATGTTCATTCAAATCACTATTTCATAATGGCCGGATATGGGTATCCGTCATATCGCCAAAGAATTCGGGAATCATTGCGGGATATCGCCGGATGGGGGAACATCGATCATTTTTTCATCTGCGTGGATTGTGAGGAGGAAACCCCTGAGTCAAAAATTCGGGAAATAAAAGAAATTGTATCCGAGGGGGAACATGTTTCGAATTGCCATGTGATGGTTCAAAACTGCTGCATGGAGACATGGTTCCTGGGAAACCGGCGGATCATGAAACGGAACCCGGTCGGTGAAGCGTTGAGAGAGTATAAAAAATTTTATGACGTGAGCCGGGATGACCCGGAAGACATGGGGCGCCCGGCCGATTATAAATTCCGGGCTCACTTTCATGAGGCGTATTTGAAAGCCATGCTGCGCGAAAGAGGATTGCGGTATTCCAAGTCAAAGCCCGGAATCGTCATGGAAAGACCTTATTTTCAGGAACTGGCGGATCGAAATATTGAAACCGGCCATATGCCGACATTTGGCAAGTTGATCCGTTTATGGAAAAAGATGGGCGGCGATATTCCCGTCCGACAGCAGTCGGCCTGA
- a CDS encoding Single-stranded-DNA-specific exonuclease RecJ, with amino-acid sequence MKKNWHILQPDDGFVRKIQSALKCGRHMGIVLANRNMAEPEKLPEFINPALSGLRSPWLLKDMDKAVRRIARALKRREKILIFGDYDVDGVAATSILLEFLTAAGARVSHYIPHRIQEGYSLSTAHITDVAAPEKVDLIITVDCGISAHDAVAAAAEKGVDVVITDHHRLDGLPPPAAAAVNPKRPDCESGLDFLAGAGVALYVAIGLRKHLRDIGFWKDTPEPNLLGLCDLAALGTAADQVPMVDENRILTRAGIDLINRGPRTGLDALMKTSGIAGREIDSEDILFRLAPRLNAAGRMDHAGQAVDLLLSKDPGRARKAARRLSALNEDRKAGENLIFKDALERVRKDPSLPGKGPLVLSSPDWHEGIIGIVASRLAEKFSMPAILISTRSGIGKGSGRSVRGFDLYRALSRASGELERFGGHAMAAGFSIREKNIPRFRGNLQKISAECSAPGGPGPGLVIDCRLDFAHITHRLMNELKSLQPFGPGNAEPLFMAENVSAVSSKILSGGHRRMALSQDGGRKTLHAIHFNFNGSPDMPPPTVFEKIAFRLRWNRWKNQKIPQAVIEDIA; translated from the coding sequence ATGAAAAAAAACTGGCATATTCTTCAGCCCGACGACGGGTTTGTGCGAAAAATTCAAAGCGCGTTAAAATGCGGGCGGCATATGGGCATCGTTCTGGCCAACCGGAACATGGCCGAGCCTGAAAAACTGCCCGAATTCATCAACCCGGCCCTTTCCGGACTCCGGTCCCCATGGCTGCTGAAAGACATGGACAAGGCCGTCCGGCGGATCGCCCGGGCGTTGAAGCGGCGGGAAAAAATACTGATTTTCGGAGATTACGATGTGGACGGGGTGGCCGCCACGTCCATTCTGCTCGAGTTTCTAACCGCGGCCGGGGCCCGTGTGTCCCACTACATCCCCCACCGGATTCAGGAGGGGTACAGTCTGTCGACGGCGCATATCACGGACGTGGCCGCGCCTGAAAAGGTGGATCTCATCATCACTGTGGACTGCGGAATCAGCGCCCACGACGCGGTGGCGGCCGCGGCCGAAAAGGGCGTGGACGTGGTCATCACCGACCATCACCGTCTGGACGGCCTCCCGCCGCCGGCCGCGGCCGCGGTCAATCCCAAGCGGCCGGACTGCGAATCCGGCCTGGACTTCCTGGCCGGCGCGGGGGTGGCCCTGTATGTGGCGATAGGCTTAAGAAAACATCTGCGCGACATCGGCTTCTGGAAAGACACGCCCGAGCCCAACCTGCTGGGGCTGTGCGATCTGGCGGCCCTGGGAACCGCCGCCGATCAGGTCCCCATGGTGGATGAAAACCGGATATTGACCCGGGCGGGCATCGACCTCATCAACCGGGGCCCCCGGACGGGCCTGGACGCGCTGATGAAAACCTCGGGCATCGCCGGCCGGGAGATCGACTCGGAGGACATCCTTTTCAGGCTGGCGCCGCGTCTGAACGCGGCCGGGCGAATGGACCACGCCGGGCAGGCGGTGGACCTTCTCCTGTCAAAAGACCCCGGGCGGGCCCGAAAAGCGGCCCGCCGCCTTTCGGCGCTCAACGAAGACCGAAAGGCCGGGGAAAATCTCATATTCAAAGACGCCCTGGAGCGGGTCCGAAAGGACCCGTCTCTTCCCGGAAAGGGGCCCCTGGTTCTTTCCAGCCCCGACTGGCACGAGGGAATCATCGGGATCGTGGCCTCCCGGCTGGCCGAGAAATTTTCCATGCCCGCCATTTTGATCTCCACCCGAAGCGGGATCGGAAAAGGCTCCGGAAGAAGCGTCCGGGGATTCGACCTTTACCGGGCGCTGTCCCGGGCCTCCGGGGAGCTGGAGAGGTTCGGCGGACATGCCATGGCGGCGGGCTTTTCCATCCGGGAAAAAAACATTCCCCGGTTTCGCGGGAATCTTCAAAAAATATCGGCCGAATGTTCAGCGCCCGGCGGCCCCGGCCCGGGGCTTGTGATCGACTGCCGTCTGGATTTCGCCCATATCACCCACCGGCTCATGAATGAGCTGAAATCCCTTCAGCCTTTCGGTCCGGGAAACGCGGAGCCCCTTTTCATGGCCGAGAACGTGTCCGCCGTGTCCTCCAAAATCCTTTCAGGCGGCCACCGGCGCATGGCCCTGTCCCAGGACGGGGGAAGAAAAACCCTTCACGCCATCCATTTCAATTTCAACGGCAGCCCCGACATGCCGCCCCCCACGGTCTTTGAGAAAATCGCCTTCCGTCTTCGCTGGAACCGGTGGAAAAACCAGAAAATCCCCCAGGCTGTGATCGAGGATATTGCTTAA